Proteins from a genomic interval of Gossypium hirsutum isolate 1008001.06 chromosome A09, Gossypium_hirsutum_v2.1, whole genome shotgun sequence:
- the LOC107942321 gene encoding ubiquinone biosynthesis monooxygenase COQ6, mitochondrial isoform X3 — MNRIFATKAGSDVYRLRIPWRPFSNDAAPLLSSQNAGNPEKGSEAKQYDIAIVGGGMVGLALACSLASRPLTRHLNVAIIDSNPALGRKHFIKKEDLPDPRVSTITPATISFFKDIGAWQFVEQHRHAYFDKMQVWDYTGLSYAKYNARDADKEVLGCVVENKVLLSSLLSRVQETVLPKKIYPSRLNSMSILPNSSSSEVDSTLSMTALFTHGRLAKLELEDGNSLYAKLVVIELAPVGADGGKSRVRELAGFRTTGWNYSQNAIICTVEHDVENHCAWQRFLPSGPLALLPIGDKFSNIVWTMSPKESSEFKSITEDNFLKAVNHALDYGYGPHPTPSILGSSDLFSWLKGGISKSANDCFEIPPKVVKLASERMAFPLSLRHANDYASKRVALIGDAAHTVHPLAGQGVNLGFGDASTLSSVISEGIAVGTDIGEVSLLKKYEADRKPANVMMMAVLDGFQKAYSVDFGPLNILRAAAFHGAHHISPLKKSIISYASGEMRLPLFA, encoded by the exons ATGAACAG GATTTTTGCAACAAAAGCTGGCTCAGATGTTTATAGATTGAGAATTCCTTGGAGGCCATTTTCTAATGATGCTGCCCCACTATTATCTAGCCAAAATGCTGGAAACCctgaaaaa ggGAGTGAAGCTAAACAATATGACATTGCAATTGTTGGAGGTGGCATGGTTGGCCTGGCCCTCGCTTGTTCCTTAG CTAGTAGACCGTTAACAAGACACTTGAATGTTGCCATCATCGATAGCAATCCGGCTTTggggagaaaacacttcattaagAAAGAAGACCTCCCTGACCCAAGGGTCAGTACAATAACGCCTGCGACTATATCTTTCTTTAAAG ATATTGGTGCTTGGCAATTTGTTGAGCAGCATCGACATGCCTACTTTGATAAGATGCAG GTTTGGGACTATACTGGTTTAAGTTATGCAAAATACAATGCTAGGGATGCAGACAAAGAAGTACTCGG GTGCGTTGTGGAAAATAAGGTGCTACTTAGTTCTCTGCTGTCACGTGTGCAG gAAACAGTTTTGCCAAAGAAAATATACCCATCAAGATTGAATTCAATGTCTATACTACCAAATTCTTCATCCTCGGAAGTTGACAGCACGTTATCAATGACAGCATTGTTTACTCATGGGCGTTTAGCAAAGTTAGAACTGGAGGATGGGAATAGCCTATACGCAAAGTTGGTGGTAATTGAACTTGCACCT GTAGGAGCAGATGGGGGCAAATCACGAGTTAGGGAGTTAGCAGGATTCAGAACAACAGGATGGAACTACTCACAGAATGCCATCATATGTACAGTTGAACATGATGTAGAAAACCATTGTGCCTGGCAGAGGTTTCTACCTTCTGGTCCGCTTGCTCTTCTGCCAATAGGTGATAAGTTTAGCAATATCGTTTGGACTATGAGCCCGAAAGAGTCATCAGAGTTTAAATCAATAACCGAAGATAACTTTCTGAAAGCTGTAAATCATGCTCTGGATTATGGTTATGGTCCTCATCCTACACCAAGCATATTGGGTAGTTCAGACTTATTTTCTTGGCTTAAAGGAGGTATCTCCAAGTCTGCTAATGATTGCTTTGAAATCCCACCAAAAGTAGTCAAATTGGCCTCTGAAAGAATGGCTTTCCCATTATCCTTAAGGCATGCCAATGACTATGCGTCAAAGCGCGTTGCTCTAATTGGCGATGCAGCTCACACTGTACATCCTTTGGCAGGCCAAGGAGTAAATTTGGGTTTTGGAGATGCATCTACTCTTTCCAGTGTCATTTCTGAGGGCATTGCAGTAGGAACGGACATCGGGGAG GTATCACTACTGAAGAAATACGAAGCGGATCGAAAACCAGCGAATGTGATGATGATGGCAGTACTGGATGGTTTTCAAAAGGCATACTCAGTTGATTTTGGTCCATTGAACATTTTAAGAGCTGCTGCATTTCATGGGGCTCACCATATTTCACCACTTAAAAAGAGCATCATCTCGTATGCCTCGGGGGAGATGAGATTGCCACTATTTGCCTAA
- the LOC107942321 gene encoding ubiquinone biosynthesis monooxygenase COQ6, mitochondrial isoform X2, with the protein MNRIICYNNRIFATKAGSDVYRLRIPWRPFSNDAAPLLSSQNAGNPEKGSEAKQYDIAIVGGGMVGLALACSLASRPLTRHLNVAIIDSNPALGRKHFIKKEDLPDPRVSTITPATISFFKDIGAWQFVEQHRHAYFDKMQVWDYTGLSYAKYNARDADKEVLGCVVENKVLLSSLLSRVQETVLPKKIYPSRLNSMSILPNSSSSEVDSTLSMTALFTHGRLAKLELEDGNSLYAKLVVGADGGKSRVRELAGFRTTGWNYSQNAIICTVEHDVENHCAWQRFLPSGPLALLPIGDKFSNIVWTMSPKESSEFKSITEDNFLKAVNHALDYGYGPHPTPSILGSSDLFSWLKGGISKSANDCFEIPPKVVKLASERMAFPLSLRHANDYASKRVALIGDAAHTVHPLAGQGVNLGFGDASTLSSVISEGIAVGTDIGEVSLLKKYEADRKPANVMMMAVLDGFQKAYSVDFGPLNILRAAAFHGAHHISPLKKSIISYASGEMRLPLFA; encoded by the exons ATGAACAG GATTATCTGCTATAATAATAGGATTTTTGCAACAAAAGCTGGCTCAGATGTTTATAGATTGAGAATTCCTTGGAGGCCATTTTCTAATGATGCTGCCCCACTATTATCTAGCCAAAATGCTGGAAACCctgaaaaa ggGAGTGAAGCTAAACAATATGACATTGCAATTGTTGGAGGTGGCATGGTTGGCCTGGCCCTCGCTTGTTCCTTAG CTAGTAGACCGTTAACAAGACACTTGAATGTTGCCATCATCGATAGCAATCCGGCTTTggggagaaaacacttcattaagAAAGAAGACCTCCCTGACCCAAGGGTCAGTACAATAACGCCTGCGACTATATCTTTCTTTAAAG ATATTGGTGCTTGGCAATTTGTTGAGCAGCATCGACATGCCTACTTTGATAAGATGCAG GTTTGGGACTATACTGGTTTAAGTTATGCAAAATACAATGCTAGGGATGCAGACAAAGAAGTACTCGG GTGCGTTGTGGAAAATAAGGTGCTACTTAGTTCTCTGCTGTCACGTGTGCAG gAAACAGTTTTGCCAAAGAAAATATACCCATCAAGATTGAATTCAATGTCTATACTACCAAATTCTTCATCCTCGGAAGTTGACAGCACGTTATCAATGACAGCATTGTTTACTCATGGGCGTTTAGCAAAGTTAGAACTGGAGGATGGGAATAGCCTATACGCAAAGTTGGTG GTAGGAGCAGATGGGGGCAAATCACGAGTTAGGGAGTTAGCAGGATTCAGAACAACAGGATGGAACTACTCACAGAATGCCATCATATGTACAGTTGAACATGATGTAGAAAACCATTGTGCCTGGCAGAGGTTTCTACCTTCTGGTCCGCTTGCTCTTCTGCCAATAGGTGATAAGTTTAGCAATATCGTTTGGACTATGAGCCCGAAAGAGTCATCAGAGTTTAAATCAATAACCGAAGATAACTTTCTGAAAGCTGTAAATCATGCTCTGGATTATGGTTATGGTCCTCATCCTACACCAAGCATATTGGGTAGTTCAGACTTATTTTCTTGGCTTAAAGGAGGTATCTCCAAGTCTGCTAATGATTGCTTTGAAATCCCACCAAAAGTAGTCAAATTGGCCTCTGAAAGAATGGCTTTCCCATTATCCTTAAGGCATGCCAATGACTATGCGTCAAAGCGCGTTGCTCTAATTGGCGATGCAGCTCACACTGTACATCCTTTGGCAGGCCAAGGAGTAAATTTGGGTTTTGGAGATGCATCTACTCTTTCCAGTGTCATTTCTGAGGGCATTGCAGTAGGAACGGACATCGGGGAG GTATCACTACTGAAGAAATACGAAGCGGATCGAAAACCAGCGAATGTGATGATGATGGCAGTACTGGATGGTTTTCAAAAGGCATACTCAGTTGATTTTGGTCCATTGAACATTTTAAGAGCTGCTGCATTTCATGGGGCTCACCATATTTCACCACTTAAAAAGAGCATCATCTCGTATGCCTCGGGGGAGATGAGATTGCCACTATTTGCCTAA
- the LOC107942321 gene encoding ubiquinone biosynthesis monooxygenase COQ6, mitochondrial isoform X4 encodes MNRIFATKAGSDVYRLRIPWRPFSNDAAPLLSSQNAGNPEKGSEAKQYDIAIVGGGMVGLALACSLASRPLTRHLNVAIIDSNPALGRKHFIKKEDLPDPRVSTITPATISFFKDIGAWQFVEQHRHAYFDKMQVWDYTGLSYAKYNARDADKEVLGCVVENKVLLSSLLSRVQETVLPKKIYPSRLNSMSILPNSSSSEVDSTLSMTALFTHGRLAKLELEDGNSLYAKLVVGADGGKSRVRELAGFRTTGWNYSQNAIICTVEHDVENHCAWQRFLPSGPLALLPIGDKFSNIVWTMSPKESSEFKSITEDNFLKAVNHALDYGYGPHPTPSILGSSDLFSWLKGGISKSANDCFEIPPKVVKLASERMAFPLSLRHANDYASKRVALIGDAAHTVHPLAGQGVNLGFGDASTLSSVISEGIAVGTDIGEVSLLKKYEADRKPANVMMMAVLDGFQKAYSVDFGPLNILRAAAFHGAHHISPLKKSIISYASGEMRLPLFA; translated from the exons ATGAACAG GATTTTTGCAACAAAAGCTGGCTCAGATGTTTATAGATTGAGAATTCCTTGGAGGCCATTTTCTAATGATGCTGCCCCACTATTATCTAGCCAAAATGCTGGAAACCctgaaaaa ggGAGTGAAGCTAAACAATATGACATTGCAATTGTTGGAGGTGGCATGGTTGGCCTGGCCCTCGCTTGTTCCTTAG CTAGTAGACCGTTAACAAGACACTTGAATGTTGCCATCATCGATAGCAATCCGGCTTTggggagaaaacacttcattaagAAAGAAGACCTCCCTGACCCAAGGGTCAGTACAATAACGCCTGCGACTATATCTTTCTTTAAAG ATATTGGTGCTTGGCAATTTGTTGAGCAGCATCGACATGCCTACTTTGATAAGATGCAG GTTTGGGACTATACTGGTTTAAGTTATGCAAAATACAATGCTAGGGATGCAGACAAAGAAGTACTCGG GTGCGTTGTGGAAAATAAGGTGCTACTTAGTTCTCTGCTGTCACGTGTGCAG gAAACAGTTTTGCCAAAGAAAATATACCCATCAAGATTGAATTCAATGTCTATACTACCAAATTCTTCATCCTCGGAAGTTGACAGCACGTTATCAATGACAGCATTGTTTACTCATGGGCGTTTAGCAAAGTTAGAACTGGAGGATGGGAATAGCCTATACGCAAAGTTGGTG GTAGGAGCAGATGGGGGCAAATCACGAGTTAGGGAGTTAGCAGGATTCAGAACAACAGGATGGAACTACTCACAGAATGCCATCATATGTACAGTTGAACATGATGTAGAAAACCATTGTGCCTGGCAGAGGTTTCTACCTTCTGGTCCGCTTGCTCTTCTGCCAATAGGTGATAAGTTTAGCAATATCGTTTGGACTATGAGCCCGAAAGAGTCATCAGAGTTTAAATCAATAACCGAAGATAACTTTCTGAAAGCTGTAAATCATGCTCTGGATTATGGTTATGGTCCTCATCCTACACCAAGCATATTGGGTAGTTCAGACTTATTTTCTTGGCTTAAAGGAGGTATCTCCAAGTCTGCTAATGATTGCTTTGAAATCCCACCAAAAGTAGTCAAATTGGCCTCTGAAAGAATGGCTTTCCCATTATCCTTAAGGCATGCCAATGACTATGCGTCAAAGCGCGTTGCTCTAATTGGCGATGCAGCTCACACTGTACATCCTTTGGCAGGCCAAGGAGTAAATTTGGGTTTTGGAGATGCATCTACTCTTTCCAGTGTCATTTCTGAGGGCATTGCAGTAGGAACGGACATCGGGGAG GTATCACTACTGAAGAAATACGAAGCGGATCGAAAACCAGCGAATGTGATGATGATGGCAGTACTGGATGGTTTTCAAAAGGCATACTCAGTTGATTTTGGTCCATTGAACATTTTAAGAGCTGCTGCATTTCATGGGGCTCACCATATTTCACCACTTAAAAAGAGCATCATCTCGTATGCCTCGGGGGAGATGAGATTGCCACTATTTGCCTAA
- the LOC107942321 gene encoding ubiquinone biosynthesis monooxygenase COQ6, mitochondrial isoform X1, translating to MNRIICYNNRIFATKAGSDVYRLRIPWRPFSNDAAPLLSSQNAGNPEKGSEAKQYDIAIVGGGMVGLALACSLASRPLTRHLNVAIIDSNPALGRKHFIKKEDLPDPRVSTITPATISFFKDIGAWQFVEQHRHAYFDKMQVWDYTGLSYAKYNARDADKEVLGCVVENKVLLSSLLSRVQETVLPKKIYPSRLNSMSILPNSSSSEVDSTLSMTALFTHGRLAKLELEDGNSLYAKLVVIELAPVGADGGKSRVRELAGFRTTGWNYSQNAIICTVEHDVENHCAWQRFLPSGPLALLPIGDKFSNIVWTMSPKESSEFKSITEDNFLKAVNHALDYGYGPHPTPSILGSSDLFSWLKGGISKSANDCFEIPPKVVKLASERMAFPLSLRHANDYASKRVALIGDAAHTVHPLAGQGVNLGFGDASTLSSVISEGIAVGTDIGEVSLLKKYEADRKPANVMMMAVLDGFQKAYSVDFGPLNILRAAAFHGAHHISPLKKSIISYASGEMRLPLFA from the exons ATGAACAG GATTATCTGCTATAATAATAGGATTTTTGCAACAAAAGCTGGCTCAGATGTTTATAGATTGAGAATTCCTTGGAGGCCATTTTCTAATGATGCTGCCCCACTATTATCTAGCCAAAATGCTGGAAACCctgaaaaa ggGAGTGAAGCTAAACAATATGACATTGCAATTGTTGGAGGTGGCATGGTTGGCCTGGCCCTCGCTTGTTCCTTAG CTAGTAGACCGTTAACAAGACACTTGAATGTTGCCATCATCGATAGCAATCCGGCTTTggggagaaaacacttcattaagAAAGAAGACCTCCCTGACCCAAGGGTCAGTACAATAACGCCTGCGACTATATCTTTCTTTAAAG ATATTGGTGCTTGGCAATTTGTTGAGCAGCATCGACATGCCTACTTTGATAAGATGCAG GTTTGGGACTATACTGGTTTAAGTTATGCAAAATACAATGCTAGGGATGCAGACAAAGAAGTACTCGG GTGCGTTGTGGAAAATAAGGTGCTACTTAGTTCTCTGCTGTCACGTGTGCAG gAAACAGTTTTGCCAAAGAAAATATACCCATCAAGATTGAATTCAATGTCTATACTACCAAATTCTTCATCCTCGGAAGTTGACAGCACGTTATCAATGACAGCATTGTTTACTCATGGGCGTTTAGCAAAGTTAGAACTGGAGGATGGGAATAGCCTATACGCAAAGTTGGTGGTAATTGAACTTGCACCT GTAGGAGCAGATGGGGGCAAATCACGAGTTAGGGAGTTAGCAGGATTCAGAACAACAGGATGGAACTACTCACAGAATGCCATCATATGTACAGTTGAACATGATGTAGAAAACCATTGTGCCTGGCAGAGGTTTCTACCTTCTGGTCCGCTTGCTCTTCTGCCAATAGGTGATAAGTTTAGCAATATCGTTTGGACTATGAGCCCGAAAGAGTCATCAGAGTTTAAATCAATAACCGAAGATAACTTTCTGAAAGCTGTAAATCATGCTCTGGATTATGGTTATGGTCCTCATCCTACACCAAGCATATTGGGTAGTTCAGACTTATTTTCTTGGCTTAAAGGAGGTATCTCCAAGTCTGCTAATGATTGCTTTGAAATCCCACCAAAAGTAGTCAAATTGGCCTCTGAAAGAATGGCTTTCCCATTATCCTTAAGGCATGCCAATGACTATGCGTCAAAGCGCGTTGCTCTAATTGGCGATGCAGCTCACACTGTACATCCTTTGGCAGGCCAAGGAGTAAATTTGGGTTTTGGAGATGCATCTACTCTTTCCAGTGTCATTTCTGAGGGCATTGCAGTAGGAACGGACATCGGGGAG GTATCACTACTGAAGAAATACGAAGCGGATCGAAAACCAGCGAATGTGATGATGATGGCAGTACTGGATGGTTTTCAAAAGGCATACTCAGTTGATTTTGGTCCATTGAACATTTTAAGAGCTGCTGCATTTCATGGGGCTCACCATATTTCACCACTTAAAAAGAGCATCATCTCGTATGCCTCGGGGGAGATGAGATTGCCACTATTTGCCTAA
- the LOC107942320 gene encoding uncharacterized protein sll0005, producing the protein MDAAAPPWLVYCGVDPVRFSSPRSNRVSIRTRTRPVLAVATDPKPTRKTPSQSSPSNNNVNGSSKSSLSKKSVNGVSTRMGDVSQEIKRVRAQMEENEDLAILMRGLRGQNLRDSQFADDNIQLRLVEVDESSEFLPLAYDPASISAYWGKRPHAVATRIIQLLSVAGGFLSRLAMDVVNKKVKENEVARAIELREIVTSLGPAYIKLGQALSIRPDILSPVAMMELQKLCDKVPSFPDDIAMALIEEELGQPWQEIYSELSSSPIAAASLGQVYKGRLKENGDLVAVKVQRPFVLETVTVDLFIIRNLGLVLRKFPQISIDVVGLVDEWAARFFEELDYINEGENGQLFSEMMRKDLPQVVIPRTYQKYTSRKVLTTEWIEGEKLSQSTESDVGELVNVGVICYLKQLLDTGFFHADPHPGNLIRTPDGKLAILDFGLVTKLTDDQKYGMIEAIAHLIHRDYPEIVKDFVKLDFIPEGVNLEPILPVLAKVFDQALEGGGAKNINFQDLASDLAQITFDYPFRIPPYFALIIRAIGVLEGIALVGNPDFAIVDEAYPYIAQRLLTDESPRLRNALRYTIYGKSGVFDAERFIDVMQAFENFITAAKSGGGENLNGDMAELGLLQRQADISFPRFLPSESQSKQPVQTRAALGFLLSEKGNFFREFLLDEIVKGIDALSREQLVQIMSVLGVRNAAPVFSLVPTVGPFKPAGLLPSITEEDRVILNNVQKILEFLTAGSAISTSSSQGVNVAQVIQELLPVLPGISARVLPELISRLSSRVLARLIRDTFL; encoded by the exons ATGGACGCAGCAGCGCCGCCGTGGCTCGTCTACTGCGGTGTCGATCCCGTCCGTTTCTCTTCCCCGCGCTCTAACAGAGTATCTATTCGTACTCGAACCAGACCGGTTCTCGCTGTAGCAACCGACCCTAAACCTACTCGTAAGACTCCGTCTCAGTCCTCTCCTTCAAACAACAACGTCAACGGCTCCTCCAAGTCCTCCTTATCTAAAAAGTCCGTGAACGGAGTTTCTacg AGGATGGGAGACGTTTCACAGGAAATAAAAAGAGTGAGAGCacaaatggaagaaaatgaagattTGGCTATACTAATGAGAGGACTTCGTGGCCAAAATTTACGGGATTCACAGTTTGCTGATGACAATATTCAGCTTCGGTTGGTTGAG GTTGATGAAAGCAGTGAGTTCTTACCTTTGGCATATGATCCGGCTAGCATCTCAGCATACTGGGGGAAACGGCCTCATGCTGTTGCAACTCGTATCATACAGTTACTATCTGTTGCTGGGGGTTTCCTCTCACGCTTGGCTATGGATGTGGTAAACAAGAAGGTCAAAGAG AATGAAGTGGCTAGAGCTATTGAATTAAGGGAAATTGTTACCTCTTTGGGCCCAGCGTATATAAAGCTTGGGCAAGCATTGAGCATTCGACCGGATATACTTTCTCCTGTTGCCATGATGGAGCTGCAAAAGCTTTGTGATAAG GTTCCTTCATTTCCAGATGACATAGCAATGGCTCTTATTGAAGAGGAACTTGGTCAGCCATGGCAAGAAATCTACTCTGAACTTTCCTCTTCGCCAATAGCTGCTG CATCTCTTGGACAAGTGTATAAAGGACGCTTGAAAGAGAATGGAGATCTGGTTGCTGTCAAAGTGCAGAGGCCTTTTGTTCTTGAGACAGTGACTGTTGATTTGTTCATCATAAGAAACTTGGGTTTGGTGCTCCGAAAGTTTCCTCAG ATCTCCATAGATGTGGTTGGATTGGTTGATGAATGGGCTGCACGATTCTTTGAGGAGCTAGATTATATTAACGAGGGTGAAAATGGACAACTCTTTTCTGAAATGATGCGTAAGGACCTTCCACAG GTTGTTATACCAAGGACTTATCAGAAATACACATCAAGGAAGGTTCTTACTACAGAGTGGATCGAAGGAGAGAAGCTATCACAAAGTACAGAAAGTGATGTTGGTGAATTGGTCAATGTTGGAGTGATATGCTACCTAAAGCAG TTGCTTGATACCGGGTTTTTCCATGCTGACCCACATCCTGGGAATTTGATCCGTACTCCTGATGGAAAGCTAGCCATACTCGACTTTG GTCTCGTGACAAAATTAACTGATGACCAGAAGTATGGAATGATTGAAGCAATTGCTCATCTTATCCACCGGGACTATCCAGAAATAGTTAAGGATTTTGTTAAACTTGATTTCATTCCTGAGGGGGTTAATTTAGAGCCAATCTTGCCCGTTCTGGCAAAGGTTTTTGATCAAGCACTTGAGGGTGGGGGTGCAAAAAACATCAACTTTCAGGACCTGGCATCAGATTTGGCGCAGATAACATTTGATTATCCATTTAGGATACCTCCTTATTTTGCTCTTATAATTAGGGCAATTGGGGTGTTGGAAGGAATAGCTTTAGTGGGGAATCCTGATTTTGCTATCGTGGATGAGGCCTATCCTTATATTGCACAG AGACTGCTCACTGATGAATCCCCGCGGCTAAGGAATGCTTTGCGTTATACAATATACGGGAAATCAGGTGTTTTTGATGCTGAAAGATTCATTGATGTGATGCAAGCCTTTGAGAATTTCATAACTGCAGCAAAAAGTGGAGGTGGGGAGAATTTGAATGGGGATATGGCAGAACTAGGTCTTCTACAAAGGCAAGCAGATATTTCCTTCCCTAGATTTCTACCAAGTGAATCTCAATCAAAGCAACCTGTTCAAACAAGAGCGGCCTTAGGATTTCTACTGTCTGAGAAGGGAAATTTTTTCCGAGAATTTCTTCTTGATGAG ATTGTGAAGGGCATTGATGCACTTAGCAGGGAACAGTTGGTTCAAATAATGTCAGTGTTGGGAGTAAGAAATGCTGCCCCAGTGTTTAGCTTGGTTCCAACAGTTGGACCCTTCAAACCAGCAGGACTTTTGCCTTCAATAACCGAGGAAGACAGAGTTATACTGAATAATGTCCAAAAAATTCTCGAATTCTTAACAGCGGGAAGTGCAATATCAACGTCGTCAAGTCAG GGTGTAAATGTTGCTCAGGTTATCCAGGAATTGCTTCCAGTGTTGCCAGGCATATCTGCCAGGGTTCTTCCTGAGTTGATTAGCCGGTTATCGTCTCGTGTGTTAGCACGTTTAATCCGGGATACATTTTTGTAA
- the LOC107890576 gene encoding vesicle-associated membrane protein 721 — MGQQSLIYSFVARGTVILAEYTEFTGNFTGIAAQCLQKLPASNNKFTYTCDGHTFNYLVEDGFTYCVVAVESAGRQVPIAFLERVKEDFNKRYGGGKAATATAKSLNREFGSKLKEHMQYCVDHPEEISKLAKVKAQVSEVKGVMMENIEKVLDRGEKIELLVDKTENLRSQAQDFRQQGTKMRRKMWLQNMKIKLIVLGILIALILIIVLSVCHGFNC, encoded by the exons ATGGGGCAACAGTCTTTGATCTACAGCTTCGTGGCGCGTGGAACTGTGATACTCGCCGAGTACACCGAGTTCACCGGTAATTTCACCGGTATCGCCGCTCAATGTCTCCAGAAACTCCCTGCTTCTAACAACAAGTTCACCTATACCTGCGATGGCCATACCTTCAATTACCTTGTTGAAGATGGATTCA CCTACTGTGTAGTTGCTGTTGAATCTGCTGGCAGGCAAGTTCCAATTGCATTTCTGGAAAGAGTTAAGGAAGACTTCAACAAGAGATATGGTGGAGGAAAGGCTGCAACTGCTACGGCCAAAAGTCTGAATAGAGAATTTGG GTCCAAGTTGAAGGAGCATATGCAGTACTGTGTGGACCATCCTGAAGAAATCAGCAAACTTGCTAAAGTGAAGGCTCAGGTTTCTGAAGTCAAGGGTGTTATGATGGAAAACATCGAGAAG GTCCTTGACCGTGGTGAGAAGATTGAGTTGCTGGTGGATAAAACTGAGAACCTTCGTTCACAG GCCCAAGATTTTAGGCAGCAGGGAACAAAGATGAGGAGAAAGATGTGGCTTCAGAATATGAAGATAAAATTGATCGTTTTGGGTATCCTGATTGCCTTGATTCTTATCATTGTGCTGTCTGTCTGCCATGGCTTCAATTGTTAA